In Dysidea avara chromosome 3, odDysAvar1.4, whole genome shotgun sequence, a single window of DNA contains:
- the LOC136250852 gene encoding uncharacterized protein, whose amino-acid sequence MSLVLRPMFQVSVLSVMNFSYQLSLYTSDVNLQINLLRCIRHSVDGFEQVSSVDCSGIKGVNFQCLLDCVIRYRNKCFWCCDRCSRSQYRHTDIQEIITIVGTIFSQVLM is encoded by the exons atgtctttggtgttgcgaccgatgttccag gtctcggtattaagtgtcatgaatttcag ttatcaattatcactgtatactagtgatgtgaatttgcagatcaatctactcagatgtatcaggcatagtgttgatgggttcgaacaagtatccagtgtagactgtagtggcatcaagggtgttaatttccag tgcctgctagattgtgtcatcagatatcgaaacaagtgtttttggtgttgcgaccgatgttccag gtctcagtatcgtcatactgacatacaagaaatcatcactattgttggaactatttttagtcaagtcttgatgtga